CGGTTTTGTCATCGTTCTCGAATTGCGCCGTGACCGACAAGGTCAGGACCACTTCGTGCAGGTTCTCTTGCACATTACTGGCACCACTGTTCACATTGACATTGATCTTGGGCTGCATGTTCTGGGAAAAGATCGCCGGTGTATTCGGCGACTCGAAGGAACAGTCTTTTAGGTAGACTGTGCGAATTGCAAAACTCTGTGCTTGCGCCTGTTCACCGCTGGCAGCGTTGTTGTCAAGGTTTTCCGGGCTATTCTCATTTTCGGCCATAGTAGTCTCTTTTATATAGTTGTTAGATAGTTGTAGATGTTAAATTATTGATTGTTAGGGGAACAGCAAGGCATCAAGCCGCTTACTGCGATGTAATTCGTATAACTGGTCATAACC
Above is a genomic segment from Gammaproteobacteria bacterium containing:
- the secB gene encoding protein-export chaperone SecB, with protein sequence MAENENSPENLDNNAASGEQAQAQSFAIRTVYLKDCSFESPNTPAIFSQNMQPKINVNVNSGASNVQENLHEVVLTLSVTAQFENDDKTVFHSEVQQAGLFESQGLDPQQLHQLLGTFAPSQLFPYAREAVNNLINKGGFQSVPLQPINFDALYVQHMQQLADQQQAAAGQNPPQGNA